One stretch of Hemibagrus wyckioides isolate EC202008001 linkage group LG01, SWU_Hwy_1.0, whole genome shotgun sequence DNA includes these proteins:
- the cd27 gene encoding tumor necrosis factor receptor superfamily member 1B isoform X2, protein MLIFWCGFLLLTHFFCHGHPLECDTTKAYIYKKDDTKCCKKCAPGERMEKGCTKDSETVCKPCSFDFYMDEFSREMECKRCTQCTKEHMVYNVTCSKSVDAVCGCESGYQCSDKSCTNCEKIPTLPPTTRTTTTTIKTTTTAAATMKSAVISTPKNSGQPLPFSQEPHLHMDGSCWLQLVVFGGPRKLPTNPVSAQWMRKCQCQSRKCVDIKNGKKRSKGDRGKRRGQGRKRHIRVWIDYSL, encoded by the exons ATGTTGATCTTTTGGTGTGGTTTCCTTCTTTTGACACACTTCTTCTGTCATGGCCATCCACTGGAGTGTGACACTACTAAagcatacatatataaaaaagatgatACAAAATGCTGCAAGAAATGTGCACCAG GTGAACGTATGGAGAAGGGATGTACGAAAGATTCTGAGACCGTGTGTAAACCATGTAGTTTTGACTTCTACATGGATGAATTCAGTAGAGAAATGGAATGCAAAAGATGCACTCAATGCACCAAAGAAC ACATGGTGTATAACGTGACGTGCTCTAAGAgtgttgatgcagtgtgtggctgCGAGAGTGGATATCAATGCAGCGATAAGTCCTGTACAAACTGTGAGAAAATCCCAACACTGCCACcgacaacaagaacaacaacgacaacaataaaaacaacaacaacagcagcagcaacaatgAAATCAGCAGTAATCTCAACTCCCAAAAACTCTGGGCAACCATTACCATTCTCCCAAG AACCACACCTGCATATGGATGGATCATGTTGGCTACAGCTG GTTGTTTTTGGCGGTCCGAGAAAACTTCCAACGAATCCAGTCAGTGCACAGTGGATGAGGAAGTGCCAATGCCAGTCCAGGAAGTGTGTGGACATAAAGAATGGCAAGAAGAGGTCTAAGGGTGACAGAGGGAAGCGGCGAGGACAAGGCAGGAAAAGGCACATAAGAGTGTGGATTGACTATTCACTGTAA
- the cd27 gene encoding tumor necrosis factor receptor superfamily member 1B isoform X1 gives MLIFWCGFLLLTHFFCHGHPLECDTTKAYIYKKDDTKCCKKCAPGERMEKGCTKDSETVCKPCSFDFYMDEFSREMECKRCTQCTKEHMVYNVTCSKSVDAVCGCESGYQCSDKSCTNCEKIPTLPPTTRTTTTTIKTTTTAAATMKSAVISTPKNSGQPLPFSQAEPHLHMDGSCWLQLVVFGGPRKLPTNPVSAQWMRKCQCQSRKCVDIKNGKKRSKGDRGKRRGQGRKRHIRVWIDYSL, from the exons ATGTTGATCTTTTGGTGTGGTTTCCTTCTTTTGACACACTTCTTCTGTCATGGCCATCCACTGGAGTGTGACACTACTAAagcatacatatataaaaaagatgatACAAAATGCTGCAAGAAATGTGCACCAG GTGAACGTATGGAGAAGGGATGTACGAAAGATTCTGAGACCGTGTGTAAACCATGTAGTTTTGACTTCTACATGGATGAATTCAGTAGAGAAATGGAATGCAAAAGATGCACTCAATGCACCAAAGAAC ACATGGTGTATAACGTGACGTGCTCTAAGAgtgttgatgcagtgtgtggctgCGAGAGTGGATATCAATGCAGCGATAAGTCCTGTACAAACTGTGAGAAAATCCCAACACTGCCACcgacaacaagaacaacaacgacaacaataaaaacaacaacaacagcagcagcaacaatgAAATCAGCAGTAATCTCAACTCCCAAAAACTCTGGGCAACCATTACCATTCTCCCAAG CAGAACCACACCTGCATATGGATGGATCATGTTGGCTACAGCTG GTTGTTTTTGGCGGTCCGAGAAAACTTCCAACGAATCCAGTCAGTGCACAGTGGATGAGGAAGTGCCAATGCCAGTCCAGGAAGTGTGTGGACATAAAGAATGGCAAGAAGAGGTCTAAGGGTGACAGAGGGAAGCGGCGAGGACAAGGCAGGAAAAGGCACATAAGAGTGTGGATTGACTATTCACTGTAA
- the cd27 gene encoding tumor necrosis factor receptor superfamily member 8 isoform X3: MEKGCTKDSETVCKPCSFDFYMDEFSREMECKRCTQCTKEHMVYNVTCSKSVDAVCGCESGYQCSDKSCTNCEKIPTLPPTTRTTTTTIKTTTTAAATMKSAVISTPKNSGQPLPFSQAEPHLHMDGSCWLQLVVFGGPRKLPTNPVSAQWMRKCQCQSRKCVDIKNGKKRSKGDRGKRRGQGRKRHIRVWIDYSL, from the exons ATGGAGAAGGGATGTACGAAAGATTCTGAGACCGTGTGTAAACCATGTAGTTTTGACTTCTACATGGATGAATTCAGTAGAGAAATGGAATGCAAAAGATGCACTCAATGCACCAAAGAAC ACATGGTGTATAACGTGACGTGCTCTAAGAgtgttgatgcagtgtgtggctgCGAGAGTGGATATCAATGCAGCGATAAGTCCTGTACAAACTGTGAGAAAATCCCAACACTGCCACcgacaacaagaacaacaacgacaacaataaaaacaacaacaacagcagcagcaacaatgAAATCAGCAGTAATCTCAACTCCCAAAAACTCTGGGCAACCATTACCATTCTCCCAAG CAGAACCACACCTGCATATGGATGGATCATGTTGGCTACAGCTG GTTGTTTTTGGCGGTCCGAGAAAACTTCCAACGAATCCAGTCAGTGCACAGTGGATGAGGAAGTGCCAATGCCAGTCCAGGAAGTGTGTGGACATAAAGAATGGCAAGAAGAGGTCTAAGGGTGACAGAGGGAAGCGGCGAGGACAAGGCAGGAAAAGGCACATAAGAGTGTGGATTGACTATTCACTGTAA